The Caulifigura coniformis genome includes a region encoding these proteins:
- a CDS encoding malate dehydrogenase, with protein sequence MKAPIRVAITGAAGNIGYALTFRLASGEVFGPDQPVILNLVEVPPVLKSLDGVEMELHDCAFDTLAGVKKVGSDNLEEGFGDCNLVLCVGSIPRKEGMERGDLIRINGPIFTNTGKAIEKTAAKDVRIVVVGNPCNTNCLIAMHNAPSVPRDRWFAMTMLDENRAVSQLAQKAGKPVTSVKHVGIWGNHSATQFPDFYHATIDGKPAPEVIKDDAWLQNTFVDTVQKRGAAVIKARGASSAASAANAVLDTVKGIIRPTASGDCFSAAVYSNGEYGVDKGLIFGYPLTSDGKTVKIIPGLEHNEFAQSKIKVTLDELKSERDTIKDLLPG encoded by the coding sequence ATGAAGGCTCCCATTCGAGTGGCAATCACCGGCGCCGCCGGCAATATCGGTTATGCCCTGACGTTCCGGCTCGCCAGCGGCGAGGTTTTCGGCCCGGATCAGCCGGTCATCCTCAACCTGGTGGAGGTCCCGCCCGTCCTGAAGTCGCTCGACGGCGTCGAAATGGAGCTGCACGACTGCGCCTTCGACACGCTCGCCGGAGTCAAGAAGGTCGGCAGCGACAACCTCGAAGAGGGCTTCGGAGACTGCAACTTGGTGCTCTGCGTGGGAAGCATCCCCCGCAAGGAAGGCATGGAGCGCGGAGACTTGATCCGCATCAACGGACCAATCTTCACGAATACCGGCAAGGCCATCGAAAAGACGGCCGCCAAGGACGTCCGCATCGTCGTCGTCGGCAATCCGTGCAACACGAACTGCCTCATCGCGATGCACAACGCTCCGAGCGTTCCCCGCGACCGCTGGTTCGCAATGACGATGCTCGATGAGAACCGCGCCGTCTCGCAGCTCGCCCAGAAGGCCGGCAAGCCGGTGACCAGCGTGAAGCACGTCGGCATCTGGGGCAATCACTCGGCCACTCAGTTCCCGGATTTCTACCACGCCACGATCGACGGCAAGCCGGCGCCGGAAGTCATCAAGGACGATGCCTGGCTGCAGAACACCTTCGTCGACACTGTCCAGAAGCGCGGCGCCGCGGTCATCAAGGCCCGTGGAGCTTCGAGCGCCGCGTCCGCGGCCAACGCCGTCCTCGACACCGTCAAGGGAATCATTCGTCCGACCGCCAGCGGCGACTGCTTCAGCGCGGCCGTCTACTCCAACGGTGAGTACGGCGTCGACAAGGGGCTGATCTTCGGGTACCCGCTCACCAGCGACGGCAAGACCGTGAAGATCATTCCGGGCCTCGAACACAACGAGTTCGCCCAGTCGAAGATCAAGGTCACGCTCGATGAACTCAAGAGCGAGCGGGACACCATTAAGGATCTGCTTCCCGGCTGA
- the ybeY gene encoding rRNA maturation RNase YbeY, producing MSTPNARRRPPFEIAIHRSSRCVPLAAARLKSVIRAVLEDEQVASAEISLAIVGDEEIHRVNREHLDHDFPTDVISFLYSGNHDPNSVAGKGTSKRRGAGQALEGELVVSDETARREAPKHGWTAQSELELYVVHGLLHLCGYDDLTPGERRVMRRREREVIARIGQPGA from the coding sequence ATGTCTACACCCAACGCCCGCCGCCGCCCGCCGTTTGAAATTGCGATTCACCGCTCGAGCCGCTGCGTCCCGCTGGCCGCCGCGCGACTGAAGTCGGTGATCCGCGCCGTTCTCGAGGATGAGCAGGTCGCCAGCGCTGAAATCAGTCTCGCCATCGTGGGCGACGAGGAAATCCACCGCGTCAATCGCGAGCACCTCGACCACGACTTTCCGACGGACGTGATCAGCTTCCTGTATTCAGGCAATCACGACCCGAATTCAGTAGCGGGCAAGGGGACGTCGAAACGTCGGGGAGCAGGACAGGCCCTTGAAGGTGAACTGGTCGTCAGCGACGAAACGGCCCGCCGCGAAGCGCCGAAACACGGCTGGACGGCCCAATCCGAACTCGAGCTGTACGTCGTGCATGGCCTGCTGCATCTGTGCGGTTACGACGATCTCACTCCAGGAGAGCGCCGCGTGATGCGCCGCCGCGAACGAGAAGTCATCGCCCGCATTGGCCAACCGGGCGCATAA
- a CDS encoding ABC transporter ATP-binding protein, translating into MSESLTSGPMIEAIGLSKFYGNFAASRNVSFSVPRGQVAAFLGPNGAGKSTTMKLLTGFLAPSEGVAKIGGFDVAKQRIEAARLIGYLPENGPLYNEMTPQSLLQYSGEARGLSSAKLRERMEFVADKCSLKEVWGKSIGKLSRGFRQRVGMAQALLHDPEVLILDEPTSGLDPNQTFQVRDLILSLSKTKTILLSTHILTEVKAVCGRVILINQGRVILDGPVSEMEGATHDMEATFRQLTGGSSAA; encoded by the coding sequence ATGAGCGAGAGTCTGACCAGCGGCCCAATGATCGAGGCGATCGGCCTCAGCAAGTTCTATGGGAACTTCGCCGCCTCCCGGAACGTCTCCTTCTCGGTCCCGCGCGGACAGGTGGCTGCGTTCCTCGGGCCCAACGGGGCGGGCAAGTCGACGACGATGAAACTGCTGACGGGATTCCTCGCGCCGAGCGAAGGGGTCGCCAAGATCGGCGGATTCGATGTCGCCAAGCAGCGGATCGAAGCGGCCCGTCTGATCGGCTATCTGCCGGAAAACGGCCCGCTGTACAACGAAATGACGCCGCAGTCGCTGCTGCAGTATTCGGGCGAAGCCCGGGGGCTGTCGTCGGCCAAGCTCCGCGAACGAATGGAGTTTGTGGCGGACAAGTGTTCTCTCAAAGAGGTGTGGGGGAAGTCGATCGGCAAACTGTCGCGCGGGTTCCGGCAGCGCGTGGGCATGGCGCAGGCGCTGCTGCATGATCCCGAAGTGCTGATTCTCGACGAGCCGACCAGCGGCCTCGATCCCAACCAGACGTTCCAGGTGCGGGACCTGATCCTGAGCCTCAGCAAAACGAAAACGATCCTGCTGTCGACGCACATCCTCACGGAAGTGAAGGCGGTCTGCGGCCGGGTGATCCTGATCAATCAAGGACGCGTCATCCTCGATGGCCCGGTTTCCGAGATGGAAGGCGCGACCCACGACATGGAAGCGACCTTCCGCCAGTTGACGGGTGGCTCTTCGGCCGCCTGA
- a CDS encoding class I SAM-dependent methyltransferase, whose protein sequence is MPEVIYGNLYDYPRYYDLLFGADWKAEIKFLIGCFERFCKRPVKTVFEPACGTGRLLDKLAKRGYQVSGNDLNPRAVEYCNRRLKRLGFPETVEVGDMSDFRLKRPVHAAFNLINTVRHLPTEKAMEAHLRCTGESLVKGGIYLLGLHLTPTEGPRMDGESWTARRGQVTIKSRMWTKELDLKGRNEKLGIRFDVKTPTKSFCIEDEMNYRTYTARQMARLLHKVGLFEVAGTFDFLYDLNDPLEVDETTEDVVYVLRRK, encoded by the coding sequence ATGCCCGAAGTCATTTACGGCAATCTTTACGACTATCCTCGATACTACGACCTCCTGTTCGGGGCGGACTGGAAAGCGGAAATCAAGTTCCTCATCGGCTGCTTCGAGCGATTCTGCAAGCGGCCTGTGAAGACGGTTTTCGAGCCGGCATGCGGCACGGGCCGGTTGCTCGACAAGCTCGCGAAGCGCGGGTACCAGGTCTCCGGCAACGACCTCAATCCGCGGGCGGTGGAGTACTGCAACCGACGTCTGAAGCGGCTCGGCTTCCCGGAGACGGTCGAAGTCGGGGACATGTCGGACTTCCGGCTCAAGCGCCCGGTTCATGCCGCGTTCAACCTGATCAACACGGTGAGGCATCTGCCGACCGAGAAGGCGATGGAAGCACACCTGAGGTGCACGGGCGAATCGCTGGTCAAAGGCGGGATCTATCTTCTGGGACTGCATCTGACGCCCACGGAGGGACCGCGGATGGATGGTGAAAGCTGGACCGCTCGCCGCGGCCAGGTCACCATCAAATCGAGGATGTGGACCAAGGAACTCGATCTGAAGGGACGCAACGAGAAGCTCGGAATCCGGTTTGACGTGAAGACTCCGACAAAGTCGTTTTGCATCGAAGACGAGATGAATTACCGCACCTACACCGCCCGGCAGATGGCGCGGCTGCTGCACAAGGTGGGCCTGTTCGAAGTCGCCGGGACGTTCGACTTCCTGTACGACCTGAACGACCCGCTGGAGGTCGATGAGACGACGGAAGACGTCGTGTACGTGCTGCGGAGAAAATGA
- a CDS encoding helix-turn-helix domain-containing protein, producing the protein MIKNTKAAAGVVATSPFLTLEQAAAELRIEQINVLRLIARGRLLGIRAGDDWKVRPADLEEYVARGAQDLQAPGWGRDEDRPADPDGSSQAHAAGQIVRKAMKTLIPASLDSISKDGRGRYPAFLMLSGATIRPLLNQVYSPLVRFKDAEPSRYKTLKEALATAGLRSKAVSRIVNQSASESALNPQSIRERLFGDGPEAFERKMKAAWDVLMSDGIPARHTYTSPQPGEDAVSIGFRVRYSDLGLDYVTARELAF; encoded by the coding sequence ATGATCAAGAACACGAAGGCCGCGGCGGGCGTCGTCGCAACATCCCCATTCCTCACACTGGAACAAGCCGCGGCCGAGCTGCGGATTGAACAGATCAACGTGCTGCGGTTGATTGCCCGCGGACGGCTCCTGGGCATTCGGGCCGGCGACGACTGGAAGGTCCGGCCAGCCGACCTCGAAGAGTACGTCGCCCGGGGGGCGCAGGACCTCCAGGCACCGGGCTGGGGTCGCGATGAGGATCGCCCCGCGGACCCGGACGGGAGCTCGCAGGCGCATGCGGCCGGTCAGATTGTTCGAAAGGCAATGAAGACCCTCATCCCGGCATCGCTCGATTCGATCTCCAAGGACGGACGAGGCCGCTATCCGGCCTTCCTGATGCTCTCCGGCGCGACGATCCGGCCTCTCTTGAACCAGGTCTATTCTCCGCTCGTCCGTTTCAAAGACGCGGAGCCGTCTCGCTACAAGACGCTGAAAGAAGCTCTGGCCACAGCGGGTCTCCGGTCGAAGGCTGTCTCCCGCATAGTGAATCAGTCGGCTTCCGAGAGCGCCCTCAACCCTCAATCAATCCGCGAACGGCTGTTCGGCGACGGTCCGGAAGCCTTCGAGCGGAAGATGAAGGCGGCGTGGGACGTGCTCATGAGCGACGGCATTCCGGCCCGACACACCTACACTTCTCCGCAGCCAGGCGAGGACGCTGTGTCGATCGGCTTTCGAGTTCGGTACAGCGATCTCGGGCTCGACTACGTCACGGCCCGCGAACTGGCGTTTTGA
- the pyrF gene encoding orotidine-5'-phosphate decarboxylase, producing the protein MNDYSTRLHTAMQAKRTAALVGLDPRESSLPAEFARILQDHPGDRFERRARAYEEFSRRIIDVVAPFVAAVKPQIAFFEDCGPAGMLAVRNVMQHARDAGLIVIADAKRGDIGTTAEAYASAWLAGSDPSAAPYPADSLTVSPYLGSDTLTPFVDAAIQRGAGLYVLVRTSNPGSGSFQGLVANDRAVCDHVAAEVERLNQSTRGNGSYGSVGAVVGATHPLELRRLRQVMPTTPLLVPGYGAQGGTAADIRPAFDGQGLGVLVNSSRNVIFAHLRPPYSEVAESRGWEAAVEAAARDFASEFPVPAA; encoded by the coding sequence ATGAACGACTATTCGACACGTCTGCACACTGCAATGCAGGCGAAACGGACTGCGGCGCTCGTCGGGCTTGATCCGCGCGAGTCCTCTCTGCCTGCGGAATTTGCCCGGATCCTCCAGGATCATCCGGGCGACCGATTCGAACGGCGGGCACGGGCCTACGAGGAGTTTTCGCGGCGGATCATCGACGTCGTCGCCCCATTCGTGGCCGCGGTGAAGCCGCAAATCGCGTTTTTCGAGGACTGCGGCCCGGCCGGCATGCTGGCCGTCAGGAACGTCATGCAGCATGCGCGTGACGCGGGGCTGATCGTGATTGCGGACGCGAAGCGGGGAGACATCGGCACGACGGCGGAGGCCTACGCGTCTGCGTGGCTGGCGGGCTCGGATCCTTCGGCCGCCCCCTACCCGGCCGATTCGCTGACGGTCAGCCCTTATCTCGGTTCAGACACGCTGACGCCCTTTGTGGACGCGGCGATCCAGCGCGGGGCGGGCCTTTACGTTCTCGTCCGGACAAGCAATCCCGGTTCGGGATCGTTTCAGGGACTGGTCGCGAACGACAGGGCCGTCTGTGATCACGTGGCCGCGGAAGTCGAGCGGCTGAACCAGTCGACGCGGGGAAACGGATCGTACGGGAGCGTCGGCGCAGTCGTCGGCGCGACTCATCCGCTGGAGTTGCGCAGGCTGCGGCAGGTGATGCCGACGACTCCGCTGCTGGTTCCGGGCTACGGGGCGCAGGGGGGGACGGCGGCGGATATCCGTCCGGCGTTCGATGGGCAGGGGCTGGGCGTTCTCGTTAACAGTTCGCGCAACGTGATCTTCGCACACCTGCGTCCGCCGTATTCAGAGGTTGCGGAGTCCAGGGGCTGGGAGGCGGCTGTGGAAGCAGCGGCCCGCGATTTCGCCAGCGAGTTTCCTGTTCCGGCGGCCTGA
- a CDS encoding Gldg family protein — MFRSNVILAVWKRNVASYFSGALGYLFIAVFVVAASMLAFNERFFIENQANLDQLSQQFPWLLLFIVPAVTMTLWADERKQGTDELLFTLPAHDWEILAGKYLAGLTIYTVALAFSSTIILVLAYCGSPDLSQLLATYLGYWVAGAALLAAGMFASVLTSSATVAFILGVLFTAAPIALEWVGLDRMFNNQGIRESVSVPGNLRDFTIGVVPFGSLVYFFALAAFFLYLNSVMIARRHWAGGKNARSLGWQFVVRSLSLAVILLSGTYVLALFSGRLDFTSEKLYTLAPATRNAISKIEKDKPVLMQAYVSPDVPEELITVRKNLLALLKEFQQLGRGKIDVRIVDTAPFSKQSEEATTAGIERRRTQSERSGRVTEMDVYLGVAVSSGYDRVVIPYFEKGTPVEFELTRALGTVAREKRPTVGILTTDARVFGGLDQRVFQQRPEWRLVTDLKKQYVVKEINPAEEIKEGDCDVLVAVMPSSLLQPEMDNLVKAVKRGQPTLVFDDPIPYFVDQSLELVPSNPRKPSSGGGMFGMGQQPGEPKADGGEALSLMDALGVAWDVRDITFDFSNPHPEFGDRFYPPMIFVTAPPIELATTPELRTYFETSGLSQSSPITKGLQEMIVWFGGEIRQKTEAEAKFDFTPLISSMRGVSGSMDFDKLVVSGGGFPFGGGQKQLNPQASRLEKPDRRQHVMAAAIKSKDFKKGDGVNAIFIADVDFVHDIMFSVSEQQLMNLKIDNVPFVMNCVDTLAGNSDYVSLRNRRPAQRTLTRIDDEQRYFVQRTQEKIVEANKTAEEQIDKARKRLVEVVAKIQDDKSMPDAVKAQRLEEAQRAEQRRLELEEKKIRREAEDEVIKAKREAEERKNAIETRVKLLAWALPPIPAIILGVIMFGRRRLQERRSVVGERLVKKED, encoded by the coding sequence ATGTTTCGCTCGAATGTGATCCTGGCCGTCTGGAAAAGAAACGTTGCAAGTTACTTTTCCGGGGCCCTCGGATACCTGTTCATCGCTGTGTTCGTCGTCGCCGCGAGCATGCTGGCCTTCAATGAGCGGTTCTTCATCGAGAACCAGGCCAACCTCGACCAGCTGAGCCAACAGTTCCCGTGGCTGCTGCTGTTCATCGTTCCGGCCGTCACCATGACGCTGTGGGCCGATGAGCGGAAACAGGGAACGGACGAACTCCTGTTCACCCTCCCCGCCCACGACTGGGAGATCCTCGCTGGCAAGTATCTGGCAGGTCTGACGATCTACACGGTGGCGCTGGCGTTCTCGAGCACGATCATCCTGGTGCTGGCCTACTGCGGCAGCCCGGACCTTTCGCAGCTGCTGGCGACGTATCTGGGTTACTGGGTGGCGGGGGCGGCGCTCCTGGCAGCCGGCATGTTCGCGTCCGTCCTGACGTCGAGCGCCACGGTGGCGTTCATCCTGGGCGTCCTGTTCACGGCCGCGCCGATCGCCCTGGAGTGGGTCGGCCTCGACCGCATGTTCAACAACCAGGGGATTCGCGAATCGGTGAGCGTGCCTGGGAACCTGCGGGACTTCACAATCGGCGTCGTGCCGTTCGGCAGCCTGGTTTACTTCTTCGCCCTGGCCGCGTTCTTCCTTTACCTGAACTCGGTGATGATTGCCCGGAGGCACTGGGCGGGCGGCAAGAACGCCCGCAGCCTGGGCTGGCAGTTCGTGGTCCGCTCGCTGAGCCTGGCGGTCATCCTGCTGAGCGGAACGTACGTGCTGGCGCTGTTCTCGGGGCGGCTCGATTTCACCAGTGAGAAGCTGTACACGCTTGCTCCGGCCACGCGGAACGCGATCTCGAAGATCGAAAAGGACAAGCCTGTGCTGATGCAGGCGTATGTCTCGCCGGACGTGCCCGAAGAACTGATCACGGTTCGCAAGAATCTGCTGGCGTTGCTCAAGGAGTTCCAGCAGCTGGGACGCGGGAAGATCGACGTCCGGATTGTCGACACCGCCCCGTTCAGCAAGCAATCGGAAGAAGCGACCACCGCAGGCATCGAACGCCGCCGGACGCAGTCCGAGCGTTCCGGCCGCGTGACGGAAATGGACGTCTACCTCGGCGTGGCCGTCTCGAGCGGATACGACCGCGTGGTGATTCCGTACTTTGAAAAAGGAACCCCGGTTGAGTTCGAACTCACGCGGGCACTGGGAACCGTGGCCCGGGAAAAGCGACCGACCGTCGGAATCCTGACCACGGACGCCCGGGTGTTTGGCGGCCTGGATCAGAGAGTGTTCCAGCAGCGGCCCGAATGGCGGCTGGTGACGGACCTCAAGAAGCAGTACGTGGTGAAGGAGATCAATCCGGCCGAAGAGATCAAAGAGGGGGACTGCGACGTGCTCGTCGCGGTCATGCCGTCGTCGCTGCTGCAGCCGGAGATGGACAACCTCGTGAAGGCCGTCAAACGGGGCCAGCCGACGCTGGTTTTCGACGACCCGATCCCATACTTCGTCGACCAGTCGCTGGAACTCGTGCCGAGCAATCCGCGGAAGCCGTCGAGCGGCGGCGGGATGTTCGGGATGGGACAGCAGCCGGGCGAGCCGAAGGCCGATGGCGGTGAAGCGCTGTCGCTGATGGACGCCCTGGGCGTCGCCTGGGACGTGCGGGACATCACGTTCGACTTCTCGAATCCGCATCCGGAGTTCGGCGACCGGTTCTACCCGCCGATGATCTTCGTGACGGCTCCGCCGATCGAACTCGCGACGACGCCCGAACTGCGGACCTACTTCGAGACGTCGGGCCTGAGCCAGTCATCCCCGATCACGAAGGGGCTTCAGGAAATGATCGTCTGGTTCGGTGGTGAGATCCGGCAGAAGACCGAGGCTGAAGCGAAGTTCGACTTCACGCCGCTGATCAGCAGCATGCGGGGCGTGTCGGGATCGATGGACTTCGACAAACTGGTGGTGAGCGGCGGCGGTTTCCCCTTTGGAGGGGGCCAGAAGCAGCTGAATCCCCAGGCGTCGCGGCTGGAGAAGCCGGATCGCCGGCAGCACGTCATGGCCGCGGCGATCAAGTCGAAGGACTTCAAGAAGGGGGACGGCGTGAACGCGATCTTCATCGCGGACGTCGACTTCGTGCACGACATCATGTTCTCGGTGTCGGAACAGCAGCTGATGAACCTGAAGATCGACAACGTTCCGTTCGTGATGAACTGCGTCGACACGCTGGCCGGCAATTCGGACTACGTCTCCCTGCGGAACCGGCGGCCTGCCCAGCGCACGCTGACCCGCATCGACGACGAGCAGCGGTATTTCGTCCAGCGGACGCAGGAGAAGATCGTCGAGGCCAACAAGACGGCCGAGGAACAGATCGACAAGGCGCGGAAGCGGCTGGTGGAAGTGGTCGCGAAGATCCAGGACGACAAGTCGATGCCGGACGCCGTGAAGGCGCAGCGGCTGGAGGAAGCGCAGCGGGCGGAACAGCGTCGGCTGGAACTCGAAGAGAAGAAGATCCGCCGCGAGGCCGAAGATGAAGTCATCAAGGCGAAGCGCGAAGCGGAAGAGCGGAAGAACGCCATTGAAACCCGCGTGAAGCTGCTCGCCTGGGCCCTGCCGCCGATTCCGGCGATCATTCTCGGCGTGATCATGTTCGGTCGTCGCCGGTTGCAGGAGCGCCGGAGCGTTGTCGGCGAACGGCTCGTCAAGAAAGAGGACTGA
- a CDS encoding helix-turn-helix domain-containing protein — MGKTTTRKRVVKRDMPTPRLVAKVRELTGLSVAQVGQLVGVDRQTVWKWQHGAPARARHLVDLRLIISKPAEARELAVRAERGLLHLGSVAKLMKALQGTR, encoded by the coding sequence ATGGGAAAGACGACAACTCGCAAACGTGTGGTCAAACGGGACATGCCGACTCCGAGGCTGGTGGCCAAGGTTCGCGAATTGACCGGCCTTTCCGTCGCTCAAGTTGGCCAGCTCGTGGGCGTCGACCGCCAGACGGTCTGGAAATGGCAGCACGGTGCACCGGCTCGCGCTCGGCACCTGGTCGATCTGCGTTTGATCATCAGCAAGCCGGCCGAAGCGAGGGAACTGGCTGTCCGCGCCGAGCGTGGTCTCTTGCATCTCGGTTCCGTCGCGAAGCTGATGAAGGCCTTGCAAGGGACGCGGTGA
- a CDS encoding DUF4340 domain-containing protein, producing MNSANRTLAFVLAAACSVAVAAGAHRMYQPVVGAKKTDVGTEFYPDFKDPLSATYLGVAAYNAADSKVDKFIIEKRDGQWRIPSHHNYPADAKDRLATTAASLIGVTRGQLVVETADSHARLNLLDPLDDKLGGTEGRGSRITLKAGDSVLTDLIIGKKDEAAGADRYYVRRADEDRVYIAEIKPDLSTKFTDWIQPNVLDATAATFRQIILDRYSVDESKGAIVQGDRSVLSRDSSTDEWKLEELPKGDKLKTSVVNQITTALADMKIVGVRPKTPGIAAMIKGDPKARRTAIDMLDMQEKGYFDDGKGGIVSNEGDFLAGTSEGIIYVLRFGKVVFGDDVDIEFGSKKSLSEEEAKKALEAAKAKSGEEKKEEKPADEKKADGESKEPKKENRFLFVTVQLNEKILGEPPVEPVKPTPPPGYKPKEKPADAPSQPSIPGFNDPKTQTEAPKAAPPADKPAEEKKETTSTSTAGAAVSLAGPGADPQDEQKPAPAAEEVKPETPAAETKPAEEKPAEQTPAGEPKAAEEAKQAEAKPADPAAPAATDEKKTEAPKDPFAEYEAALAKYEQEMDEYKVKKGEFDEKLKKARDREKALNERFAAWYYVIPAEVFDTINVKPSELVEPETTPAGGDNAPAIPPGLGGRPGAAPRPMTEPAAETAPPATPAVDAPKADAPKEGAPKAETPKEEAPKEDAPKADPPNAEPAAPEAAPPAATDTSAPKPE from the coding sequence ATGAATTCGGCCAATCGCACGCTGGCGTTTGTCCTGGCGGCCGCATGTTCTGTGGCAGTCGCCGCGGGCGCCCATCGGATGTATCAGCCCGTGGTCGGCGCCAAGAAAACGGATGTCGGCACGGAGTTCTATCCGGACTTCAAAGACCCGCTGTCGGCCACGTACCTCGGAGTCGCCGCCTACAACGCGGCTGACAGCAAGGTCGACAAGTTCATCATTGAGAAACGGGATGGACAGTGGCGGATTCCGTCGCACCACAACTATCCCGCCGATGCGAAGGACCGCCTCGCCACCACGGCCGCTTCGCTGATTGGAGTGACGCGCGGCCAGCTGGTCGTCGAGACGGCCGACAGCCATGCCCGACTGAACCTGCTCGATCCACTGGACGACAAGCTCGGCGGGACGGAGGGCCGCGGCAGCCGGATCACGCTGAAGGCAGGCGATTCGGTGCTGACGGACCTGATCATCGGCAAGAAAGATGAAGCAGCCGGCGCCGATCGCTATTACGTGCGCCGCGCCGACGAAGATCGCGTGTACATCGCCGAGATCAAGCCTGATCTGTCGACGAAGTTCACGGACTGGATCCAGCCGAACGTCCTCGACGCGACGGCGGCCACGTTCCGCCAGATCATCCTCGACCGCTACAGCGTCGATGAATCCAAGGGGGCGATCGTCCAGGGCGACCGCAGCGTTCTGTCGCGGGATTCTTCCACCGACGAATGGAAGCTCGAAGAGCTGCCGAAAGGTGACAAACTGAAGACGAGCGTGGTCAACCAGATCACGACGGCCCTCGCCGACATGAAGATTGTCGGCGTGCGTCCGAAGACGCCGGGAATCGCGGCGATGATCAAGGGAGATCCGAAGGCCCGTCGCACTGCGATCGACATGCTCGACATGCAGGAGAAGGGCTACTTCGACGACGGCAAGGGAGGGATCGTCTCCAACGAGGGCGATTTTCTGGCAGGAACGTCGGAGGGGATCATCTATGTCCTGCGATTCGGAAAGGTGGTCTTCGGCGACGACGTCGACATCGAGTTCGGCAGCAAGAAGAGCCTGAGCGAAGAAGAAGCCAAGAAAGCGCTTGAGGCCGCGAAGGCGAAATCGGGCGAAGAGAAGAAGGAAGAAAAGCCGGCCGACGAGAAGAAGGCCGACGGCGAATCGAAGGAGCCGAAGAAGGAGAACCGGTTCCTGTTCGTGACGGTTCAGCTGAACGAAAAGATCCTCGGCGAGCCGCCGGTCGAACCGGTGAAGCCGACTCCGCCTCCGGGATACAAGCCGAAGGAGAAGCCGGCAGACGCTCCGTCACAGCCGAGCATTCCGGGGTTCAACGATCCCAAAACGCAAACAGAGGCTCCCAAGGCGGCGCCGCCCGCTGACAAACCGGCTGAGGAAAAGAAGGAGACGACTTCCACTTCAACGGCCGGGGCGGCTGTGAGTCTTGCAGGGCCGGGCGCTGATCCGCAGGACGAACAGAAGCCGGCTCCCGCCGCAGAAGAGGTGAAGCCCGAAACTCCTGCCGCCGAAACGAAGCCTGCTGAGGAAAAGCCTGCTGAGCAGACGCCGGCCGGGGAGCCCAAGGCTGCTGAAGAAGCGAAGCAGGCGGAGGCCAAGCCGGCAGACCCGGCTGCGCCCGCAGCAACCGACGAAAAGAAGACGGAAGCGCCCAAGGATCCGTTTGCCGAATACGAAGCCGCCCTTGCCAAATACGAGCAGGAGATGGACGAGTACAAGGTGAAGAAGGGCGAGTTCGACGAGAAACTGAAGAAGGCTCGCGACCGCGAGAAGGCCCTCAACGAGCGGTTTGCCGCCTGGTACTACGTCATCCCGGCCGAAGTGTTCGACACGATCAACGTCAAGCCGTCCGAACTGGTCGAGCCGGAAACGACGCCTGCTGGCGGAGACAACGCTCCGGCGATTCCTCCCGGCCTCGGCGGCCGCCCCGGTGCGGCACCCAGGCCGATGACCGAACCGGCTGCCGAGACTGCCCCGCCGGCGACGCCTGCGGTCGACGCACCGAAGGCGGATGCGCCGAAGGAAGGCGCCCCGAAAGCTGAGACGCCGAAGGAAGAGGCTCCCAAAGAGGACGCTCCGAAGGCCGATCCCCCCAATGCCGAGCCTGCGGCGCCAGAGGCGGCGCCTCCCGCTGCGACAGACACGTCCGCCCCGAAGCCCGAATAA